Part of the Pyxidicoccus trucidator genome is shown below.
GCGGCCCTGGCGCTCCCCACCTTGCGCAAGGCGCTCGTCCCCGTGGTGTTCGGGGACGGGCCCACCCTGGAGCGCTTCCCCGTCTTCCGCCGCTACGCGCGCGTGGCCCCCGAGGCCCTGGGCCGCGTGGACGGCCCCACCCTGGTGGAGGTGACACGGCTGGCGGAGAAGGACCGCGTGCCGGGCAAGCCGTCTCGCGCGGGAGGCCGGGCGCAGTACGCATACGTGACGGCGGCGATTGAAGCCATGCGCGCGGGACACGTGGACGCGCTGTGCACGGCGCCAGTGTCGAAGGAGCAGATTTCGCGCGCGGGCATCCCCTTCATGGGCCACACGGAGGTGCTGGCCGAGGCCTTCGGCGTGGACGTGTTGATGATGATGGACGGGCCCCGCGTGCGCGTGGCGCTGGCCACCAACCACGTGTCCATCTCCGAGCTGCCGACGCTGCTCACCGTGGAGGGACTTGTCGCGCAGCTCAAGCTGCTGTCGCGCAGCCTGGAGCCGGTGGTGGGCCGCCGCCCGCGCATCGCCGTGCTGGGGCTCAACCCGCACGCGGGCGAGGGCGGGCTGCTGGGGCGGGAAGAGGTGGAGGTGATTGGCCCCGCCATCCGCAGGGCGCGCGCGGCGAAGGTGGACGCGAGCGGGCCCATTCCGGCGGATGGCCTGTTCGCCCGGCCGGATGGGATTGCGGAGCGCTACGACGTGGTGCTGGCCATGTACCACGACCAGGGGCTCATCCCGGCCAAGGCGCTGGACTTCGAACGCACCGTGAATGTGACGCTGGGGCTGCCGGTGCCGCGCACGTCTCCGGACCACGGGACGGCGTACGCGATTGCGGGCAAGGGTGAGGCGAGCTGCGTGCCCATGGTGGAGGCGCTGCTCAAGGCGGCGCAGTTGGCGCGGGCAGGCGCGCGAGGTGCTCGGCCAGGTCCTCGCCGTCCTTCTCGGGGTCGATGAGCTGGACGTGCGCGCCGGTGCCTCCGTCCGGGAGCACCAGCACGCTGACGCGTCCCTTCGGGCAGTAGCCCAGGCAGTCCGCGGAAATCACCCGCGTGCTGCCGGCGAGGCCCCGCGCACGGAGCGCCTCCTTGAGCCGGCGCGGCAGGTCCACGCCTCCGGCGCTCGCGTCCAGGCGCACCAGGCAGCGGTGGCAGACGTGCAGCTCCGTGGGCTCCGGTTCCTGTCCGGGCTCGGGGGGTGGCGTTCCGTGCTGCGGCATGGCCCGGGAAGGATAGGCGCGGGCTCGTCCGTGCGCCTAGAAGACGAACGGGAAGCGGATGGGCTCCGCCATGCGGACCTGGTGGGCCGGGAACTTCCAGCGGCGGACCACGTCCTCGATGCAGTGCGCGAGCGAGGTGGCCTTGAGCGTGTCCGTGTCCATGGAGACGCTGGAGGTGTCACCGCTCGGGAGCACGGACCAGCGCACCAGGAAGCGACCGCCTCCCTCCACTGGCGTGCCCTTCGCGTGCTGACGGATGCACGCGGTGATGGCGGGCTGGTTCGTCACCACCACGGCCTTCACGTCTTCGGGCGTGAGGTGCTCCTTCGCATCGGGCGCGGGCGGGATGTAGACGGTGCGCTCGGGGACCGCGGGCTTCGCGGCCTTCTGCTCCGCGTCCTCCGTGAAGCCGAGCTCCCGCGCGAAGTCCTCGTCCAGCTCCGACTGCTGCTCCTCGGCCTCCTCTGCTTCGGCGGCCTCGGCGGTGATGGACTCCTCGTCGGCAGCGGAGGACTCGGACTCGTTGAAGTTGTGCTCGCTGGAGTCCTGGTCCTCGGCTTCCTCTTCGGTGTCGGCGGGGCGCGAGGCCACGACCGTCTTCGCGGCCACCTTGCGCGCGGAGGGCATGCGGAGCGCCACCGTGGCGGGCTGACCACTGGTGAGGGTGGTCCCTCCCACGGCGGAACCGCTCATCGGCCCCGTCGTGGGCTGCTGCGCGCGCAGACCGTTCGCCGCACCCTGCACGTCACCCTGCGCAGTGGAGAGCACGGTGCCCGAGACCGAGGCCGCGGCCTGCTGCGCGGCCGACGTACCGGCACCCGGGGCTCCGGGCTGTGGCTGGCCCTGCGCCCCCGTCACCAACGGCTGGCCGGCCTGCGCGGCGCCGGGGATACCGGCGGGGCCTGCGATGCCGCCAGCCTGCGCCTCCCCGTTCACTCCCGAGGGCACCCCCGTACCTGCGCCACCGAGCTGAGCCACGCCAACTCCACCCGACGGCAACAGTGCGCCGGTGCCGACCTGTGCCTCACCGTTCATGCCGGTGCTGCCCGCCTGCGCCACGCCGGCCAGGCCTGACGGTAGCGCGCCCGTGCTGCCCACCTGCGCCGTACCCGCCACCGCGCTGGTGCTGCCCAACTGAGCCGCGCCGGCCATGCCTGGCGGCAGCGTGCCTGAGTTCCCCACCTGCACAGTGCCCACCACCGCGCCGGTGCTGCCCGCTTGCGCCGTGCCCGCCATGGACGACACGCCCTGGGTCGTGCCCGTGCCCGTCAGGTGCTCACGGAAGTGCAGGCCCGCGACCACGAGCATTCCCGCCGCGAGCGCGCCCACCGCCGCCGCGCCCAGGAAGGCGCCGGGCTTCATACCGACGCGCTTCGGCTCAACGTGCGTGGGCAGCGGCATGCCCCACTGCTGGGGATACTGCGCCATGGGCGCCGCGTGCGGGTGCCCCCACGAAGGCAGCGGCACTCCGGGCGGCGGCGGTGCAATCCCCGGCAACAGGTTGCCCGGATACGCAGGCGTGGCGCTCGCCTGCTGCGCGGAGACTGGCACGCTCCACGGCGTCATCGGCAGGCCCGCCGCGTCCGTGCCCACGCCCCCGTGCGCCGCCTCGGCGTGCCCCTGCACCGAGGCCGGGTCCACGGGCGCGAGCATCTCCGAGAAGCGCGTCGTCACCTTCACGCCCGGCGACATGCGCATCCACTCGGGAATCTCGACCGCGGGCTCCTCGGGCTCGGGGAGCACGTCCACGGAGGGCGGCGGCAGCGTCTTCAGCCACTGCGACTCCTGCTCGGCCAGGTCGAGCAGCGCGCGCATGCTCCCGGAAGCCGTCGTGGCGGGACTCGCCTCGGACGCCTCCACGCCCGCCCCCTGATGGACGAACAACTCGCGGTCCAGGTACGCGTCGAGGTCCCCGTCGAGCGCATCCTCCACGCTCAGCGGCACGCCCGGCACGGGCCCGTGAGCCCCACCCGCCGGGCTCGTCGTCCCCGGAGTCCCCATCCCCTGCCCCCGGAACTGCCCCTCGGCCCCTGACAGAAGCTCGCCCACACACCCTCCCGCGCCCGTACTGATTTGTCCGGCCCTGATCGCGTCAGGGCCTGCAAGCTAGGGATGGGTCGGCGGTGCGCCACTCGCGAGTGTCCTGGGACGAACGCTCTGCCCTGCGGACGGAGCCCGCCTGTCCATTGCTCCACCGAGCCCGCACACGTCGGGGCTGTGCCTCGCACGCATGCCGACATCGCGCTTCGAATCTCAGCGGTTTTTTCCTTCACGCCGACCCGGAGTCCCGGGGCCATGCAGTCCCACGTGGAGAGGCACGGCGTGAAGGAGGGGCACGTCTACCGCGAGGACTTCCGAAGCGCCGGGCTACCAGCGCTCCTTGTCGGACTTCGGCGCCATGGGCCACTCGGGCGCGGCGACGCCATTCACCGTGAGGCCGCCGTGCATGAACGTGGGAGCGCCCTGGAGGAAGGCCGCGGGGAAGTTCAGCGTCGGCGTGGACGCGTCGTCCAGCGCCTTCACGTGCTCCGGCTTGAGCTGCACGTCCAGCGCGCCCAGGTTGTTGTCGAGCTGCTCCAGCGTCCGCGCCCCGATGATGGTGGACGTCACGCCCGGCCGGCTCTGCACCCACGCGAGTGATACGCGCGCCACGGTGGTGTTCAGCTCCTTCGCCACGCGCTGGAGCACGTCGATGATGCCGTACGTCTTCTCGTTCAGCGAGCTCTCCGCCCACGCGCCGCGGTCCGCCTTCACCTTGCCGGCATTCTCTCGCGTGTACTTGCCGCTGAGCACCCCGCTCTTCAGCGGAGACCACGGCGTCACTCCGAGCCCCAGCTCGCGCGCCATGGGCAGCAGCTCGCCTTCCACCGTGCGCTCCAGCAGCGAGTACTCCACCTGCAAGGCCACCAGCGGCGTCCAGCCCCGGAAGTGCGCTGTCACCTGCGCCTGCGCCACCTTCCACGCGGGCAGGTCCGAGACGCCCACGTAGCGGACCTTCCCCGAGCGCACCAGGTCGTCCATCGCCCGCAGCGTCTCTTCAATGGGCGTGTGGATGTCCCAGATGTGCATCCAGTACAGGTCGATGTGGTCCGTCTGCAGCCGGCGCAGCGACTCCTCGCACTGGGAAATCATCGCCTTGCGGCCCGCGCCGCCGCCGTTCGGGTCGTCGGTGAACAGGTTGCCGACGAACTTCGTGGCAATGACGACGCGCTCGCGCTTGCTGGAGTGCCGACCCAGGTGGTCGCCGATGATTTTCTCCGAGTGCCCGCGCGTGTACGCGTTGGCCGTGTCGATGAAGTTGCCACCCCGCTCCACGAAGCGGTCCATGATGGCGTTGGACGCCTCGACGCTGCTGCCCCAGCCCAGGTCCTCGCCGAACGTCATCGCCCCCAGGCAGAGCGGGCTGACGCGCAGGCCGGAGCGGCCCAGGGTGACGTAGTGGTTCAACGGCATGAGTGCTCCCATCAATTCAGGGTGACACCAGCCTTCAAGGCGAGGAGCGGGACGGAGTGAGCACGAGCGGGCCCGGGAGGTCCGGTGAAAAGCGGCCGGTGGACTAACGGGATGCCACGGGCGCCGCCACCTCGTTACGGAACGACTGATGCCCACGTGACGTGCTGCTGGCACCCTCCACGGGAAACGTGCTGAAACGTGGCGCATGCCCCGTCTGCTTCTGCTCACCGCCGTGCTGGCGGCCTGCGCCTGCAGCCACCCTCCCCTTCGGAGCCCCACGAACATGAGCCCCGAGCCTTCCCGCGCCCACCGTGAGTTGCTGGAGCTGGAGCACTCCGTCACCCAGGCCATCCGCGAGCGGAATGGCCCCCGGCTGCGCGAGCTGCTGGGCAAGGACTTCGTCTTCCGTGGCGCGGGAGACGTGGAGACGGACCTCGAGACGTTCATCTCCAGCGTGGCCGCCATTCCCGGCACCATCCTCGACATCGAGATGCTCACCATGCGCGGTCACGTCTTCGGGGACACCGGAGTGCTCACCGGCACCCAGCGCGCCCGCGTGCGCCTGCCCGACGGCACCGAGGTGACGGACCTGCAGACCTTCACGGACGTGTGCCAGTGGCGCGAGGGACGGTGGCACATGGTCCTCGCCCACAGCCTCCCGGCCGCGCCCGAGGCCCCCTCGGACGGCGCTGCCACCGCGGCCACGGCGCGCTGAGTCCAGCCTCGGGTCCAGGTCCGCCGTCTCGCGGCGCACGGCCCTCGTGGCGGAGAACTGAGTCTCACGGCGCACACCCCTAGACTCGCACGCTGCCTGCCGGGTCGAGCCCGGCGTCCCACTGCGCACACGCGAGGCACGCAGCCGATGTCTGCTTGACAAGATTGCCACGGCCCCTGAGCCGCGACGCTCCCGCGTGTCCACCTTCGCGCGCGGGGGGCTTCACATGCCGCACATTCAAGGTGAGCGCCGGTGGAGGCTTCCAGCCCGCGGCGCGGACTGGCTCGTCGTTCCATCCCTCAATCTCGGTGAGCAAGAGTCCGAGAGGAACCGGGTGCCGGAGGTCTTCGTCACCTCGGCGCTCGACGGTTGGCTGTCTTCACCCGCCGCGCGCACGCTGTATGCGATGTATCAGGCGCTCGGAGGGGGCTCCCCGCTGGGGTTGTCCGGCCTGGAGCGCGGCCGGTACGAGCAGCGCCTCAAGCAGCGGCTCACCGACGCCTTCCTCCACGGCGAGCTGATGGCACTGGAGGAGGATCGCCCCGTGCTCGCGCCCCCGCCCTGGCCGGAGCCCGTATGGCTGCGGCCCCAGGAGGCGCCCGTGAAGGAGCCGACATGGCTCGCCATCGAGCTGAAGGACGCGGAAGGCCAGCCCGTGCCCCACGCGCGCTACGTGGTGACGCTGCCGGACGGCTCCACGCGCGAGGGCACACTCAACAAGAATGGCCACGCGCGCGTGGACGGGGTGACTCCCGGGCAGTGCCAGGTCAGCTTCCCCGAGCTGGAGGGAGAAAGCTGGGCGTGACTACCGCCGCTCCGCCATGACGGCCTCGACCTCCGAGGCCTCCTTCGGAATCGCGGCCGTCAGCACCTCGCAGCCCTCCGCCGTGACGAGCACGTCGTCCTCGATGCGGATGCCCCGCACGTCCGAATAGCGCGCCAGCACCTCGCGGTTCAGCCTGTCGCCCGCGCGCGCGGTGAGCCGCGCATCCTCCAGGATGGCGGGCACGCGGTAGAGGCCCGGCTCAATCGTCACCGCCATGCCGGGCTCCAAGTCCCTGTCCAGCCGCAGGTACCGGTGGCCGAACTCCTTCGCGCGCGTGCGGCCCGGCGCATAGCCGGCCCGGTCTCCCAGGTCCTCCATGTCGTGCACGTCCAGCCCGAGCAGGTGGCCGATGCCATGGGGGAACAGCAGCGCGGTGAGCCCGTCCACCACCAGCTCCTCCGGGTCTCCCCGGAGGATGCCCAGTGCCACCAGCCCGCGCGCCATCTCCCGGTGCGCGGCGAGGTGCACCTCGCGGTAGCGCACGCCCGGCCGCACCAGGGCGATGCTCGCCTTCTGCGCGCGCAGCACCACCTCGTACAGCTCGCGCTGCGTCGTGCTGAAGCGCCCCGTCACCGGCCACGTGCGCGTCACGTCGCACGCGAAGCCACCCGGGCTCTCGCCACCGACGTCCGCCAGCAGCAGGTCCCCCGCGCGCAGCTCATGGTGGTACTTCAGGTTGTGCAGCACCTCGCCATGCACCGTGACGATGGGCTGGTATGCCGGGCGCACGTCCCGCGCGACGAACTCCGCCTCCATCGCCGCGCGCACCGCGGCCTCGAGCAGCCCCGGCCGCGTCGCGCGCATGCCGGCCAGGTGCGCGGGCGTGGTGGCCTCGGCGGCCCGACGCAGCTGCGCCACCGCCGCGGCGTCGTGCCGCAGGCGCAGCGCAATCATCCCCTCCGCCAGCGGCTCGTCCGCCGGGAGCAGCCGCCCGGGCCGCACCTCGCGGCCGAGCAGCCCCGCCAGGTCCGCGCATGTCTCCAGGTCCGGCGTGGGCAGCGTGGCCACCCCGCGCACCGAGGCCAGCACCGCCGGCAGCTCCGCGCGCGAGCGCACCGGGCAGCCCGTCCGCTCGGAGACTTCCGCGAAGCCCGGCACCGCGCCGTCCCACAGCGCGTCGTCAGGGCCGGGCTCGGGCAGGTACAGCGTCCACGACTGGCCGTCGTAGAAGCCCAGGCCGTCCGGCACCGCCACCCCGAAAAGGTAGAGGAAGTGGCTGGCCGCGCGGAAGGGGAACTGGTCCGCCGCGTAGTTGCGCGGACGCGGGCGGCTCGACGCCAGCACCGCCGGGGTGCTTCCCAGGACGTGGGCCAGCAGCTCGCGCCGCCGCAGGAGGGCGGCGCGCTCGGAGAGGTCAGGCAGCATGAGGAGGAGGACTCCGGCTCAGGCGCCCAGCGGACGCTGGGGGAGCAGCTTGAAGAGGAAGGCCAGCAGGTCGTCGAAGTGGCCGCCCTTGCGGAAGATGGCGTCCACCGGCATGTCGATCTTCCCGTCGTGCCCGGTGACGAAGACCACCTTCGTCTTCGGCATGTGGTGGCGCACCAGCGGAATCAGCCCGGTGCCGAAGCCGTCACCCAGGCTCTGGTCCAGCAGCACCGCGTCGTAGGCGCGCGGCCGGGTCAGGAGATTGGCGGCCTCCGAGTAGGAGCCGGCCGTCACCACCGCGAAGCCCGCATCCTCCAGCAGCGCCGCGAGCGTCATCCGGTTGGACGGGTCGTCCTCCACCAGCAGCAGGCAGCGTCCGAAGGTCCAGCTCGTCTCCATCACTTGCTCCCCTGAATCACTTCGCGGCCCACGGGCCTCGAGCCAGGACCCACGTCAGGGCCCTTGAAGACGACTTCCACGAACGTGCCTCCCGAGGAGCCCGCCCCCAGGTCCAGCTGCCAGCCATGCCGCAGCGCCACCCGGTGGACGATGCTCAGCCCCAGCCCCGCGTGGCCGGGCTTCGTCGTGTAGAACGGCTCGAAGGCTCGCGAGTACGCCTCCGGCGCCAGGCCCTCGCCCGTGTCCTCCACGCGCAGCGACACGCCGTCGTCTTCCAAATCCCTCGTGCGCACGGTGAGCGAGCCCCCGCGCGGCATGGCCTCCACCGCGTTGTCCACGAGGCAGCCCACCAGCACCGCCAGCTCCTCGCGGTCCAGCGCCACCTCGCACTTCTCCGTCAAATCCCGCACCACCCGCACGCCCTCGGGCACGTGGGCCTCGGCCAGCGCGTGCTCCACCGCCTCGCGGGGGTGGCAGTGCGGCTTGGGGCCCGTCACGGCGGGCGGGCTGCGCTTGGAGAGCAGCTCCTCGGCGGACGCCAGCTCCTTCTCGATGAGCTGGAAGAAGGTCTCCACGCGGGGGTCCGTGGTCCAGACCTCCGTCTTCTTCATCTGCCGCATCAGGTAGAAGGATGCGTTGCGGATGCTGGCGAGCTTGTTGCGAAGGTCATGGCGCAACGTGGACGCCACCACATCCGCTACCGCCGACCGCTCCCGTGCCTGCAAATCTCCACGCCCGGACATACCGTCAATTCCTCGCGCCGAAGGGGCCCTGCGGCCGGCCTCGCACCCGGGCGATGGCCTGCACCAGCTCGCGCAGGGGCACTGGCTTCGTCATGCACACCACCGCGCCCTGGGCCGCCACCACCCGCAGCATCTCCGGCACCACGTGCCCGGACACGGCAATCACGGCCACGGAGAGGTCCGCCTCGCGAACCTTCTTCACCAGCTCCGGCCCGCTCATCTCTGGCATCACCAGGTCCAGCACACACACGTCGAAGGCGCCCGAGCGCAGGGAGGCCAGCGCCTCCTCGCCGCTATACACAGCCCGCGCGCGCAGCCCCACCGTGCTCAGCGCGCGCACCATGGCGCGGGCCACCTGCTCGGTGTCGTCCACCACCAGGACCTGGGGCGCCCGCACCGCGCGCAGCACCGTGTCCAGCGCGTGCGCCACGTCGAAGGGCTTGGGGAGCACGGTGAAGGCGCCCTCGGCGAGCGCGTCGTCCACCAACTCCTCCGCCGTGAAGGCCGTCATCAGCACCACGGGCATGTCGGGGCGGTCCTGCTTGATGCGGCGGAGCAGCTCCACGCCATGCAGCCCGGGCATGCGGATGTCGGTGAGGACGACGTCGACCGATTGCTCACTGAGCACGCGCAGGGCGTCCTCGCCGGACGAGGCCTCCAGGACGGTGTGTCCCTCCAGCTCCAGGTTCGCCGCGAGGGTGATGCGGAGCGACTCCTCGTCGTCGACCAGCAGGATGCGAGCGGGGCCCACTTCCACTTCCTCCATCACGCGGCCTGCGCCGCCGCGGACGCGGGGAGCTGAATGGTGAATTCGCTGCCCCGACCCGCTTCACTGCGCACAGAGATTGTGCCCCCGTGACGTTGCACCATGTTGGCGACAATGGCCAGTCCCAAGCCGGTTCCCCGTGTCTTGGTGGTGAAGAGAGGCTCGAAAATCTTCGGAAGCACGTCCGGGGGTATGCCCGAACCGTCGTCCACCACCCGGACGGACCAGGGCCCGGCCTCCCCGCCTTCCGCCAGCACTGAAACCTCCCCGTTGCGTCCTGAAGGCATGGCCTCCACCGCGTTCTGCACCAGGTTCACCAGGACCTGCCGGAACTGCTCCTTGTCCAGGTTGGGGACGGGGAGGGACTCGGGCACGCCGTTGACGATGCGGACGCCCTCGCGCGGGGGCACCACGCTGAGCGCCTCGTCCACCAGCGGCCGCAGGGGACAGGGCTGGAGCGCGGGCGGGCGCTCGCGGGCGAAGTCGAGCAGGTCGGAGATGATTTTCGCGCAGGCATTCAGCTCGCGCTCCATGACGCCCATGAACTGCTGGACGCGTGGGTCCTCGGCGGCGCCGGCCGGGTCTCGGGTCAACTTCCGCGCCAGGTAGGCGTGGGCGTTGCGCACGGCGGCCAGCGGGTTGCGCAGCTCGTGGCCCACACTGGCGGCGAGCTGGCCCACGGCCGCCAGCTTCTCCACCCGGATGAGGTGCTCCTGGAAGCCGCCCAGCTCGCGCAGGGCCCGGTCCAGCTCGCGCGCCTTCGCACCCTCGCGCTCACGGGCCAGCTCCAGCTCCGCGCGGCGCACCGCCACCTCGCGCAGCTCGCGGAACATGCCCCGGCAGGCGTAGACGAGCACGCCGTTGAAGGCGGCAATCCAGAAGGCATGCTCCAGGAAGCGCCACCACTCCGGGTGGGGCACGCCGTAGACGGACTCCGGCCACAGCACGCCCCGCACCGCACGGTCCACGAGGAGGGCGGTGGTCGAGGACAGGAGCACCCACGGGTCCCGGTAGAGCGACAGCAGGGCCAGCGAGGCGAAGACGTGGAAGTGCGTCTCGATGCGGCCGCCCGACAGGTGGATGAACAGCGCGGACCAGAGCGCCTGGGACACCGCGATGACGTGCCGGGTGGCCACGGTGCCCGGACGCCAGCGGGCCAGCGCCAGGGGGACGGCGGTGAGGACCGCGCCCACGAGCAGGGCGGTCTCGAAGAAGGCGAGGTCGAAGCCGCGCACCTTCCCGCTCCAGCCCTGGGGCGACCAGCCCAGCGCGAGCAGGATGGCGAGCGGCCACTGCGCCAGCGACAGCTTCGCGAGGAGCCGGTCCGTGTGGCTGCGCACCCGGTGCAGGTGCTCGCGCAGGAGCAGCGCCGACCGCTCCTTGAGCGCCACCTTCGGGCCGCTATCTGGGTCCTGCCAGTCCTTCATGAGGTGCCTCCCACCCGGTGCTCGGGCGGGTCATCCAACAACGCGCGGCCCTGGGCGACGCATGCGGCCCCCCCGGCGGCCAGGCCGGAGCGGCTGCCCGCGTGCCTCCACGGCGGGGGGACGCGTCCTGCCTTCCATTCGAGCGGGGTGGCGCTGGCCCGCGGGGATGGCGTCATCGGGCGCCCCGCTTGCGCTCGGCAAGGCCGGAGGTGATGAGGCTCATCTCCCGCTTGAGGCGGGTGGCGTCCGCCGCGCGGCGGATCATCGCGATGAGGTCCGGTGGCTGGTAGGGCTTGAGGACCAGGTAGAAGAGGCTCTGGGCCTGCTGCTGGTCCTTGCGGTCCAGGTACTCGCGGTAGCCGGTGACGAGCACGCCGGCGAGCTGCGGGTGCAGCCGCGTCGCCTCGCGCAGCAGGTCGATGCCGTTGCGCCCCGGCATGTGGAAGTCGGTACAGAGGACGTCGAAGCGGTGGAGCGCCAGCAACCGCAGCGCCTTACCCGCGTCGCGCGCGGGATGGACGTCGAAGTCTTCGGAAAGCACGGCCGCGGTGGTGGCGAGTACAGGCTCCTCGTCGTCCACCAGCAGCACCTGGAGGCGCTGGGCATTCATTGCGTGGGGACACGCACGATAGCGCCCGCCACGGCCACTCCGTCAGGGGGTGGCTGCGGATTCTTGGCCACTCCCCGGCAGGCGGGCTCGGGACGCCAGGGACTGGGCACCTTGACCTACACGGGCCCGCGTCCCCGCGCGGTGTCCGGGCTGACTTTTACGGCGAGGGGAGAAGCGGAGACGTGCGCTTGCCCGGCACGGTACCGGAACCTTGAATGGTGGGAATGGGCGCGACGGGAGCCAGGCGAGGTGGGAGCGCATCTCGCAAGACGGTGATGACGCTGGTGCTCGCACTCGGAGTGGGGTGCGCCAGCGCGCCGCAGCCCCACACCACCTCGCAGGATGCGCCCATCACCCGAGGGCCCTGGGCAGAGGTGTCCGCCGTGGAGATGCCCACCGGGGATACCTCCATCCCCATCGACCTGCTGCGAGACGTGGCGGATGCGCTCCTCAAGCGCCCCGGCGCCCGGGTATGTGACCCGGTGACGCGCCGGCCCATTCCAGGCATGTCCACGGAGTACTGCTCGACGGTGTACGTCGCGGGAGACCGTGACGCCCTGTCGTGGCGGGTGTCCGAGCCCGTGAGTGGGGGACAGAAGTCGTGCAGGCCGTTCTTCGCGGTGAAGGATGACGACTACCCTTCATCCCAGGTCTGGGTCGTGGGGTACATCCACAACCACCCCTGTGCCGCGCCTCCATCATCAGAGGACCTTGGGGCATGGCCTACCGACGTGTTCGACCCCTACGTCGCCATGACGGAAGTCCGATTGATTCCGGGCAACCCGCACCCGGCCATTCACAAGAGCACGGCCATCGAAACAGCCTCGGCCCTGGTCGCGGAGCGACTGGATGGGAGGCGCGTCTTCATGCGCTACTTTCCCACCGGTGAAGTCCAGCAGTGGAGTGATGTCCAGGCTCGCTGGGTCACCCTGGGCATCTGTGCCCCGGGTGGACTCGCGCCACGCG
Proteins encoded:
- a CDS encoding sensor histidine kinase, with the translated sequence MKDWQDPDSGPKVALKERSALLLREHLHRVRSHTDRLLAKLSLAQWPLAILLALGWSPQGWSGKVRGFDLAFFETALLVGAVLTAVPLALARWRPGTVATRHVIAVSQALWSALFIHLSGGRIETHFHVFASLALLSLYRDPWVLLSSTTALLVDRAVRGVLWPESVYGVPHPEWWRFLEHAFWIAAFNGVLVYACRGMFRELREVAVRRAELELAREREGAKARELDRALRELGGFQEHLIRVEKLAAVGQLAASVGHELRNPLAAVRNAHAYLARKLTRDPAGAAEDPRVQQFMGVMERELNACAKIISDLLDFARERPPALQPCPLRPLVDEALSVVPPREGVRIVNGVPESLPVPNLDKEQFRQVLVNLVQNAVEAMPSGRNGEVSVLAEGGEAGPWSVRVVDDGSGIPPDVLPKIFEPLFTTKTRGTGLGLAIVANMVQRHGGTISVRSEAGRGSEFTIQLPASAAAQAA
- a CDS encoding response regulator — its product is MNAQRLQVLLVDDEEPVLATTAAVLSEDFDVHPARDAGKALRLLALHRFDVLCTDFHMPGRNGIDLLREATRLHPQLAGVLVTGYREYLDRKDQQQAQSLFYLVLKPYQPPDLIAMIRRAADATRLKREMSLITSGLAERKRGAR